gtgacccctggttctcgtgttatgtgaagggacaaATAACATCCATAACACAAgacttaaataaacaaataattgtCATTGTGCCTGGAGTGGGTCACGGCTAAAAATGCCAAACTCAGGACAGATTGTCAGAAAATAGGGCAGACCCCCgaaactggtggtatattctacCATTAGATTTTACCAAGACAGTAATAAAATATGCTCCTGGAGCATTATACTAATTTTACAAGGGAGCCACAAACAATtcccttaggcattccagcccctTATTACCGCCCGGACAAACCGGACTTCTGTGATGTAAGGTTATTAAAacgaaaaaaacaccacacattaGGTTCTACCCAGGTCAGTGGATGCTCAGGACCTTATATGAGAAACAACTCTgtagccaatccttagtaaactaactaaagatttattaactaagaaaagaaatgcgTTATTAAAAGGTTAAGACATATTACTGTTGGATCAGAGAATGTAGTCCAAAATGTtagcagggatgttaaatttGCTAGTTTCTTATAAGTCTCTCTGGGTTGCCCAAATAGCTTTGGGACCTCAGTCCTTTTGTTTAAAACTTCCCTGGTCAGAATTCACCATCCAGAGATGGGGTAGGAAAGAGGTGGCCAGGAGCCTTTGTtctctccttttgtatcttgaccCTTTGGTTTTGCTGGaaaaatcctggctgtctcaaggGGTTGAGCAGTTCCATGGCATAAGTGCTTTGCCCTCAGTTCCTCCTATGAATTTCAAATCTTTGCTTGCCCCTTTCTGCATACATGCCGTCTGAGGTGTCTTTACCCTTGTTTACAGCTTCTTTGTCATTCTGAAGAGCTAATCTGTGGGTGTTTCTCAAGCTCACAACGTGTTTGAGTTACAAATATATATCAAcatttcataacttcatatacaacgATGATGCATTCAAACAGGACAATGAGTTTCAGCAAattatcactttttaaaatgataccttacaaggcacactttgtacaagatttattaCAATTTTGCAACAGCGGTGACCATGTTAGTGTAAACGGCCACCTTCCTCTTTAGACTGCATCACAATAATAATAAGACAAATACAAATTATTTGTCAGGAAAGGAAAGGCACCAGACAACAGTAATGCAGCATCACAGTTTTGATCTTGCAAACATTTGAatatctttaagcacatgagtacgCTCGCTGAACTCGTCTGTAGTACTGGAAGGGTTGGGGCCTAAGGCTGCTCACTTAAAATCACAATCAAGATacagagttttggaagggataaaaACTCCAGATGCAAGATGGTGCCAATCTGATTCTTGGGGATTTGGATGAGACTTGCATGGGGGCAGACCACATCTGCCTACTATGGGGTTCtggcatcttcctctgaagcatctggtggaggttctgtcagagacaagatacagATGGACCTCAAGTCTGATTCAGTCTAgtaattcctgtgttcctatgaTTAAGATGTCTTAAACACCATGGATGAATTAAGGTATGGCATGCATTTTACAATACGTGGTAGTAAGATGTGGGAAGGTAGAATGCACACCACCACAGAATTAATATGCTTGACTTTGTGACTTTAGCAGTGTATCCTTAGGCTTTGATCCTTCAATTTACAACACGCAGATGGATGCTGTGTCCGTGTGGAGCCATATTGATGTCACTAGGGCTCCATGAAAGCACAATAGTCTGCCATGCAATGTaaattgcaggactggagcctacGCTCCTTGtccaatatttttgttttgtatttcagGACATCCATCCTCCTGTCTCCCCCCTCTCCTATTTTAAATTCTCATGCCCTCAACATTCCCCATTTCATACCTTCCCTATCCTCCAAGCTTTGTACCACGGCCacaagcccctcccctcccattccttTCAGCCAGAGAAACAAAGAAACCAGTTCTATCCCCCAAGTGCCAGCACAATCAGGCCAGCCCATTTATTTTCTAATTAACTTCTCACCATCAATCTCCTTTGTGTCCACTTCAAAGTTAATACTCTAAATCATTTGATAACCATCTGAATATAGCAAACATCTACATTAATATCTGTACATACCGTTCAAAGCTCACCTTTGCTTTGATTCTAACAACTGATATCGAGAACAAAATGTTGAATAATTTAAGTGCCAGGAGAAAACTTTTGAAGTCTGTGGGGCTAGTTCCTGTTCCAGTCTTGCTTTATCTATGCATGGAGTATTTTATGGAATACATATATATCCTAGGCTGTATCTAGATGTGTGACTAATAAAAACCCCTCCTATGTGAAACTGGATAAACATTTTCTAAAGTATAGTGGCCTTTACACTGTCATGCTGTTTAAGACTATATTTTTGAAGGCTAGACTGAGTTATCCAGTGTCCTGTAtgaacaaagaaaatataatAGTACATTAGGATGTTgacttaatttaattaatttgacCAAACGTGGTAGGCTCCCCCTTTCTAAAATGTACAGGATGCACGTCAACTTGATAAATTTGATTTTTGAGAAGGATCCTGTTCTTGGAATATGTTTACAAGCACTAATCTAGGTTAAGAAAATATACTGCTCTGATAGGAGTTACTGTTGCATTGAACTTTAATAGTTTAAATGTATTACATTAACTGCATTAGCAAAGAAGACCAAAACTCTTCTTAGCAGCTACTAGTTACAGATTAAAAACCTCTTTCCACAGATCTCCACAATATCTGATCATCCGAAACAACTATTAATGTCTTTACAATGCTGCCATTCTGCCTTTTCAGGAGAGAACGTGCATATGCTTTTCACAAATCAAAACAGAGCCACCCTGTGTGTTACTGATGCCATAGCAGCATGAAATGCCAGGCTTACAGCTATTGCATTCAGGAGCTCCTTAAACAGGTGCCCATGTCAGTGTGTACCTAGGAAAAGTATGCACTAAGATGCAGCAAGAAGCAAACAGTGACCAAATTAAACTCCAGCCTCTCTAAAATACATAGTATAAAACCCTTTAGTTTATAGTTCAGAATATAACAACATTAGTTCATTCGGAGTCTCTCTAGTCTGttttcctcagggcagggactgtcttcattTAGATTGTACAGGGCTGAAAACACAGCCAATAAACACATGGCAAAATGTGAGCCAAAAGATGCATTACAATTTATCTTCTTGTTATGGAGTTAGGTTCTCCATGAAACCATTTGGTATCCTACCTTGAGATTAAAACAACGGGCATATGTAGTATTTTAGCAGTGGAGTGAGAGCACAGAGCGTAAGTTAAAGGAAGAATGGTTAATGACTGAAATATAAGGACCAAACACTAATTTAAATATTCTGTCTACTGTCGCTTAGTAAGCGAAGAGCGTATTACTGCAGAGGCTAAATGCTAACAGCAAACAGGATGATTTAGGACCATGGATCCAAAGTATTGTTACATATACAACTATGGTACTCTAGGCTTCCTAACTTACTGAACCATTGTACAGCGCTCCAGGATTCTGCCACTACCTTCCTTCCAGTCAATTGGACATGCACTGAATTGAGATGGAGTTGGGAGCACCCCAAGACTCAGCTTGTGATGGAGCACGCTATGCAACTGAGAAGTAGGTGCTAGCAGTACAGGAGAGGTTAGAATGAATTGGTACATTTACCAGAAAAAGTTGAGGGGACCTTTAGCTTAAGAGCACAAGTTACACACACAATCCTGCTTTCTGATTGGACCAAAAAGGTTGTAGCCTATGGGAGAGGTGgcgttttttttaaataaacgaCGTGGCTGTAGTGAACAAGTCTCATGCATGTTGCATTTTTACACTAGTATCGGGCACAAAGAATTGTCCTGCTGTGACAGACCTTCCCTGTAATCACAGTATGTTGTTCCCTGCAGAGAGAGGGAATGCTTTAACTGTGTGAAGCAAATGCTTTGCTGTCAGCAAATCTGAATAGCAGCTCATGCTTTCGAAGCTTATGCGGGAGTCACGGGTGTGACACGATGTACATTTAATACTTGCTAATCGATGTAATATGTTGCTATTTGTGTATTTGCATTTAAATATTTGACTAAACTGAAACTGGTTCATTTTGTCTGCAACTATGAACAGACCCGTGTTTGTGTATGTAATACTCAATGTGATTAAAATATCAGATAACTCAATGCTTTTTCGATTTGTGTCAATTGTTTGTAgtgagtagattttttttttttttaatacaagtgGCTGAAGCCTAAGACTTACAACATGAAGAAACTAGCTTCTGCCACAGCTGACTTCTCAAATCTCCTACATGGAGTGACACAAACCTGAGCCTTTCTGTTGGAAATTACAGGAAAGGACTCCTGCTGTAGTCTGCCTCTTTGCTTATTCTTAAAAACATACTTTTATTACTGTGAATTAATGGCAGGGTTCAGAGATTACAGATGCTCAGAAAAGAACACAAGCTACTTAGACAGAGTTCAGATACTGAAGATGTCCGAGTTGTCTTTGAAAACAGCCCACTGCAAATGTTGCTGTCGCCCTGAAATCCCAGAAGATGTAGGTCatacactatctatctatctatctatctatctatctatctatctatctatctatctatctatctatctataattaATTCTCACAATCACAGTTAATATTTTCAGTAAAGGGAAAATTACTTTAATTAGTTCTCTGTGTATAGTATTATCTATGGGTAGATACTTATGCTCCTCCCCTGGAGAGCTGGCCTTTAAAGGAACTAGCTGATGCAAACAAGAAAATAGTTATGTCCCTAAGGAACAGCGCAGCTCTAAAAGCAGTGTCTCAGAACTGAACCTTGACCAGTAAAGTTTGGAATCTGCTCCATTGCTTGGACTGAATTTGAACCAGAAGGTTAGTGACTGGTTCCTAGAATGATAGTGTGAAACGTTCTGTCCCATAGGAAGGgacatttatttttcattcactAATTAGTTTAGGCAGAGCACCTGCATTCTTAAAATAGAGCCTTAAAGAAAAGTCAAGGCAGAAAGATGATCCAAAAAGCTTAAAGAACAAGACCCTTTTCTGCTTGCAGTAATTTGAAACATCAAAATAAACCCAGATCAATTTACAATAATGTTTAGACTATACAGACTGTCAAATTGAAAGTCACTTACAAACCAAGTTTCCGTCCTGATTTACACCTTAGCTTCAAGTGATTATTTTAAAGTGGTTTGTTTACTACTTTGCATTTCATTACAGTAAGGACAGAAGTACAATAGCCAGTTTCTGATTCTCATCCAGCAGCTAACACCACAATGTTTTGGGTTGTGATACTGCCAGAGAAGGCTTACTTTAAAAACAACCAACCACCTTCAATCTGCTGCAATGTTGTAACATTTCCATGAGATCTACCTTTTGTATTTTGCATAATTTGGTCTGATAATGGCTCTTAAACAATCTCCAAATAAGACAGTGATAAATTGAAAAAATTCTGAACTTTAATTTTCAAATATCCATACAACTCATAATACCGATGTTCTCCCTCTCATGTTCACACTGGTTTTCCTTGAAATGTCAGGGCTATTTCGAGGAGCTCTTTACCCAGTTTTTCCTGCTTTCCTCCCAAAGTGAATTCTGCAGACAGCTCCCTGAAGGTGACACAGATCCGGCGATGCTCAATGTGCTTGCGGTAAATTGCATGTTTCCACTTATAGCGTGCATCTCCAGACAGCACAATCAGGGATCTCCTAGGTAAGAGAATGTCTACAGTAACTTCTTTGTATGGAATAAGTCTTGGGGAAGATGAGTGGTCCATATCCCAACTGTCTACATTTTCACATGCTGATGTGGGAGTAAGGTTGTTTGGTTTATGGGTCTGAGAAACTTGAGGTGAGGCAGAGTGATTTGATTCCCCGCTTCCTTGACTGTGAGTGGCAAATAACTGAAGACTGTCCTCTGAATCACAAGACATGGACAGCACAGTTTTTGAGAGCAAGTTTAAGCTAACCAGTCGCCCCCCCCAAAGCCACCAGTCATCAAAGTGTGGGTCAATGGCAGAACCTCTTTCAGGTAGATAGTCCAGGTTACACTGCTCAACAGGAAAGAAATCCTCTAGCGCAGAATGAGCCTTCATTCGCTGCACAATCTCCTGGCTAAAACTGGGCAAGCCAATGAAACCACCAGCTTTCAGCTTCTTTTTCTTAAAGTTCACTTTGGGCCCATAGTCCTGTTGAAAAGGAAAACCAGATGATGTTAAATAAAAATCTGGGGCCTGGTTTTCTAGGGAGGCACTATCCTCTGGACAAACCAAGGAGCC
This is a stretch of genomic DNA from Chrysemys picta bellii isolate R12L10 chromosome 19, ASM1138683v2, whole genome shotgun sequence. It encodes these proteins:
- the ALKBH4 gene encoding alpha-ketoglutarate-dependent dioxygenase alkB homolog 4 isoform X1, which produces MEARGGGGGAGPACGCKGIRSCLLCEGPAPAAPPPQEKGNFTYCPAAGLAVGNECSEFAGWAFPFPGVFLLEEFINQDEESEMVQLMDQDDWKLSQSGRRKQDYGPKVNFKKKKLKAGGFIGLPSFSQEIVQRMKAHSALEDFFPVEQCNLDYLPERGSAIDPHFDDWWLWGGRLVSLNLLSKTVLSMSCDSEDSLQLFATHSQGSGESNHSASPQVSQTHKPNNLTPTSACENVDSWDMDHSSSPRLIPYKEVTVDILLPRRSLIVLSGDARYKWKHAIYRKHIEHRRICVTFRELSAEFTLGGKQEKLGKELLEIALTFQGKPV